One window of Paenibacillus albicereus genomic DNA carries:
- the secG gene encoding preprotein translocase subunit SecG: MDIFLKILLVIFSLGLIAVVLLQKGKSAGLSGAISGGAEHLFGKQKARGLDLFLQRLTIGLAAGFFIVALLVAYLK, from the coding sequence ATGGATATTTTCCTGAAGATTCTGCTCGTGATTTTTTCCCTCGGACTGATTGCGGTAGTTCTGCTGCAAAAGGGTAAGAGCGCTGGCCTCTCCGGAGCGATTTCCGGCGGAGCGGAGCATCTGTTCGGCAAGCAGAAGGCACGCGGCCTGGACCTGTTCCTGCAGCGGCTGACCATCGGGCTCGCCGCTGGATTCTTCATCGTCGCGCTGCTGGTCGCCTACCTGAAATAG
- a CDS encoding sugar phosphate isomerase/epimerase family protein produces the protein MAKPQVGLQLYTLRDQTEKDFLGTIRKVADMGYEYVEFAGYFNTSPEDLNQVLKETGITAVSAHVGLNFNDPDKMVSDLAEQIEYAKAIGLKYLVTPWAPLPENPQMEDVDSLASTLEKAGRQVTEAGLVYGYHNHDFEFKKVDGTPVIDLLLERIPADLMMMEFDLGWVHMGGQSPVEYVRRYAGRTPIAHLKDFGIGRRDTEVGSGSVEFDPVFDIAEEAGIEYFIVEQEEFAGSSIESAKLSLDYLRGKGY, from the coding sequence ATGGCAAAACCTCAAGTCGGACTGCAGCTGTACACGCTGCGCGACCAGACGGAAAAGGACTTTCTCGGCACGATCCGCAAGGTAGCCGACATGGGCTATGAATACGTCGAATTCGCGGGCTACTTCAACACGAGTCCGGAGGATCTGAACCAGGTGCTGAAGGAGACGGGCATTACGGCCGTATCCGCGCATGTCGGCCTGAACTTCAACGATCCGGACAAGATGGTGTCGGACCTGGCGGAGCAGATTGAATACGCAAAGGCGATCGGCCTCAAGTACCTCGTCACGCCGTGGGCTCCGCTGCCGGAAAATCCGCAGATGGAAGACGTGGACAGCCTCGCCTCGACGCTGGAGAAGGCGGGCCGCCAGGTGACGGAGGCCGGGCTGGTCTACGGCTACCACAACCATGACTTCGAGTTCAAGAAAGTAGACGGAACGCCGGTCATCGACCTGCTGCTGGAGCGGATTCCCGCCGATCTGATGATGATGGAATTCGACCTCGGCTGGGTCCATATGGGCGGCCAATCGCCGGTCGAGTATGTGAGGCGCTATGCGGGACGCACGCCGATCGCGCATCTGAAGGACTTTGGAATCGGACGCCGCGACACCGAGGTCGGCAGCGGCTCGGTCGAGTTCGATCCCGTATTCGACATCGCCGAGGAAGCCGGCATCGAGTACTTCATCGTGGAGCAGGAAGAGTTCGCCGGCTCCTCGATCGAGAGCGCCAAGCTGAGCCTGGATTACCTGCGCGGCAAAGGCTACTAG
- a CDS encoding sensor histidine kinase: protein MHELRRKLPGSGLFSLRKRILLVLIIGFAGFAILMASVSYNAIYTMQHDKIETSMAFNLYQQTSKLDQTYAYLLQVTQQMMPEGTVGNLMESYLAAPDSYHELLLSRDIAYNIGLVTFSNPAIELVMYYNEERDKASYSNLPLRESFDLDSLPDTAGMNGLKYQSPHLSMCRFSDDLVVSVTREVQFSDGSKRIIYVEARSDVAKDMNALAYGLNLPYTLAFTDPNDVVTYSSNPSAYEAGQSLALSGRAGMDGGYVWNRLEGGYGYGLTLLLPASSYNRELYTWKNHMYGILAVALLMMLLLTLLLRRLFNRPFFLIEKEMRTFGKGYMGTRTVRTGILEFDRIFGQFTIMKRQIQQLMLEAEQKEKRRHQLELEKLASQINPHFLMNTLNSVRWLALLHKQAEIERFVTALIALLSYNLGKSTEPATLRSELQVMATYLELQQMRYDFEVRLDVVEGSYLDGPVARFILQPIVENAVCHGIDDNGRLDIVVRPDPSAGTVAIVIRDDGKGLSRETLELLQRGTPDERQEGWGIGLRYVRSMLEAHYGFKARLTIDSCPNQGTTVTLVLPDSRSQAKERAI, encoded by the coding sequence ATGCATGAGCTGCGCCGGAAGCTGCCCGGAAGCGGATTATTCTCGCTCCGCAAGCGGATTTTGCTGGTTCTGATTATCGGCTTCGCCGGCTTCGCCATCCTGATGGCGTCGGTCTCCTACAATGCGATCTATACGATGCAGCATGACAAGATCGAGACCTCCATGGCGTTCAACCTGTATCAGCAGACGTCCAAGCTGGACCAGACCTACGCCTATCTGCTGCAGGTCACGCAGCAGATGATGCCGGAGGGCACGGTCGGGAACCTGATGGAGTCGTACCTGGCGGCGCCGGATTCCTACCATGAGCTGCTCCTCTCTCGCGACATCGCGTACAATATCGGACTGGTCACCTTTTCCAACCCCGCCATCGAGCTGGTCATGTACTACAACGAGGAGCGGGACAAGGCCTCGTACTCCAATCTGCCGCTGCGCGAGAGCTTCGACCTGGACTCCCTGCCCGACACAGCCGGCATGAACGGGCTGAAGTACCAGTCGCCGCATCTGTCGATGTGCCGCTTCAGCGACGACCTGGTCGTCTCGGTGACGAGGGAGGTCCAGTTCTCCGACGGGAGCAAGCGAATCATCTATGTCGAGGCCAGGTCCGATGTGGCCAAAGACATGAATGCGCTTGCCTACGGGCTGAATCTTCCCTATACGCTCGCCTTCACCGATCCGAACGACGTCGTCACCTACAGCAGCAACCCTTCGGCCTACGAGGCTGGGCAGAGCCTGGCGCTGTCCGGCCGCGCGGGGATGGACGGCGGCTATGTCTGGAACCGCCTGGAGGGAGGCTACGGCTATGGCCTGACGCTGCTGCTCCCTGCCTCCAGCTACAACCGCGAGCTGTACACGTGGAAAAATCATATGTATGGCATCCTGGCCGTCGCCCTGCTGATGATGCTCCTGCTCACGCTGCTGCTGCGCAGGCTGTTCAATCGGCCGTTCTTCCTGATCGAAAAGGAGATGAGGACGTTCGGCAAAGGCTACATGGGGACCCGGACGGTCCGGACGGGCATCCTGGAGTTCGACCGGATCTTCGGCCAGTTCACCATCATGAAGCGGCAGATCCAGCAGCTGATGCTGGAGGCGGAGCAAAAGGAGAAGCGGCGGCATCAGCTGGAGCTGGAGAAGCTCGCCAGCCAGATCAACCCCCATTTCCTCATGAACACGCTGAACTCCGTGCGCTGGCTGGCGCTGCTGCACAAGCAGGCGGAGATCGAGAGGTTCGTCACGGCGCTGATCGCGCTGCTCAGCTACAACCTGGGCAAGTCGACCGAGCCGGCGACGCTCCGATCCGAGCTTCAAGTCATGGCGACGTACCTGGAGCTGCAGCAGATGCGCTACGACTTCGAGGTGAGGCTGGATGTTGTCGAAGGCAGCTATCTCGACGGTCCCGTCGCCCGCTTCATCCTGCAGCCGATCGTGGAGAACGCCGTCTGCCACGGCATCGACGACAACGGGAGGCTGGACATCGTCGTCCGTCCCGATCCTTCGGCAGGGACAGTCGCCATCGTCATCCGCGACGACGGCAAGGGCCTGAGCCGAGAGACGCTGGAGCTGCTGCAGCGCGGGACGCCGGACGAGCGGCAGGAGGGATGGGGCATCGGACTGCGATACGTCCGCTCGATGCTGGAAGCGCACTACGGCTTCAAGGCCCGTCTTACGATCGACAGCTGTCCGAACCAGGGCACGACGGTAACGCTGGTGCTGCCCGACTCACGTTCACAAGCAAAGGAGAGAGCGATATGA
- the smpB gene encoding SsrA-binding protein SmpB, whose translation MAKNKDQSQKPLAQNKKASHDYFIEETYEAGMVLMGTEIKSLRTGRANLNDAFATVRNGEIFLNNLHISPFEQGNRHNPTDPTRARKLLLHKAQIAKLFGQSKQEGYSIVPLKIYVRNGYAKILIGLGKGKKQYDKRESAAKRDAQRDIQRALREKQKVAR comes from the coding sequence ATGGCCAAGAACAAAGATCAATCGCAAAAGCCGCTTGCCCAGAACAAGAAGGCCTCGCATGACTACTTCATCGAAGAGACGTATGAAGCCGGCATGGTGCTCATGGGCACGGAGATCAAGTCGTTGCGTACCGGCCGCGCCAATCTGAACGATGCCTTTGCCACTGTCCGTAACGGGGAGATATTTCTGAACAACCTGCATATCAGCCCGTTCGAGCAGGGCAACCGGCATAACCCGACCGATCCGACGCGGGCCCGCAAGCTGCTGCTGCACAAGGCGCAGATCGCCAAGCTGTTCGGGCAGTCCAAGCAGGAAGGCTACTCGATCGTGCCGCTCAAGATTTACGTGCGCAACGGCTACGCCAAGATCCTGATCGGACTCGGCAAGGGCAAGAAGCAGTACGACAAGCGCGAGTCCGCCGCCAAGCGGGATGCCCAGCGCGACATCCAGCGGGCGCTCCGCGAGAAGCAAAAGGTGGCTCGCTAG
- the eno gene encoding phosphopyruvate hydratase produces the protein MSIIVDVYAREVLDSRGNPTVEVEVSLESGGKGRAIVPSGASTGAYEAVELRDGDKGRYLGKGVLKAVENVNTLIAPEIIGLDALDQVLIDRKMIELDGTHNKGKLGANAILAVSMAVARAAADALDVPLYTYLGGFNAKVLPVPMMNIINGGEHADNNVDVQEFMVLPVGAESFKEALRIGAEIFHNLKSVLKDKGLNTAVGDEGGFAPNLGSNEEAITTIISAIERAGYKPGVDVFLGMDVASTEFYKDGKYHLEGEGKSYTSAEFVDLLAEWADKYPIITIEDGCSEDDWEGWKLLTDKLGGKVQLVGDDLFVTNTERLSDGIDKGVGNSILVKVNQIGSLTETFDAIEMAKRAGYTAVISHRSGESEDSTIADIAVATNAGQIKTGAPSRTDRVAKYNQLLRIEDQLGSTAQYAGRSAFYNLKNFKK, from the coding sequence ATGTCTATCATCGTTGACGTATACGCACGCGAAGTGCTCGACTCCCGCGGCAACCCGACGGTCGAAGTCGAAGTATCCCTCGAGTCCGGCGGCAAAGGCCGCGCCATCGTTCCGTCCGGCGCATCCACCGGCGCCTACGAAGCCGTAGAGCTTCGCGACGGCGACAAAGGCCGCTACCTCGGCAAAGGCGTGCTCAAGGCCGTCGAGAACGTGAACACGCTGATCGCTCCGGAAATCATCGGCCTCGACGCGCTGGATCAAGTGCTGATCGACCGCAAGATGATCGAGCTGGACGGCACGCACAACAAAGGCAAGCTGGGCGCGAACGCGATCCTGGCTGTATCCATGGCGGTAGCCCGCGCGGCTGCCGACGCTCTGGACGTGCCTCTGTACACGTACCTGGGCGGATTCAACGCCAAGGTGCTGCCGGTGCCGATGATGAACATCATCAACGGCGGCGAGCATGCCGACAACAACGTCGACGTGCAGGAGTTCATGGTGCTGCCGGTCGGCGCGGAAAGCTTCAAGGAAGCGCTGCGCATCGGCGCGGAAATCTTCCATAACCTCAAGTCCGTCCTCAAGGACAAAGGCCTGAACACGGCGGTCGGCGACGAAGGCGGCTTCGCGCCGAACCTCGGCTCCAACGAAGAGGCGATCACGACGATCATCTCCGCCATCGAGCGCGCGGGCTACAAGCCGGGCGTCGACGTCTTCCTCGGCATGGACGTCGCTTCCACCGAGTTCTACAAGGACGGCAAGTACCACCTCGAGGGCGAAGGCAAGTCCTACACGTCCGCCGAATTCGTCGACCTGCTCGCCGAGTGGGCGGACAAGTACCCGATCATCACGATCGAGGACGGCTGCTCCGAGGACGACTGGGAAGGCTGGAAGCTGCTCACCGACAAGCTGGGCGGCAAAGTGCAGCTCGTCGGCGACGACCTGTTCGTGACGAACACCGAGCGCCTCTCCGACGGCATCGACAAAGGCGTGGGCAACTCCATCCTCGTCAAGGTCAACCAGATCGGCTCCCTGACCGAGACGTTCGACGCGATCGAAATGGCGAAGCGCGCCGGCTACACGGCCGTCATCTCCCACCGCTCCGGCGAGAGCGAGGACAGCACGATCGCCGACATCGCCGTCGCGACCAATGCCGGCCAGATCAAGACGGGCGCTCCGTCCCGTACGGACCGCGTCGCCAAGTACAACCAGCTGCTCCGCATCGAGGACCAGCTCGGCTCTACGGCCCAGTACGCCGGCCGCAGCGCGTTCTACAACCTCAAGAACTTCAAGAAATAG
- a CDS encoding response regulator transcription factor: protein MIRVLIVDDDKLARKGLISILPWSSQGMTVVGEAANGAKALEFMERQEVDLLFVDLSMPVLSGLELLRIVQRRFPSVRSVVLSFHEEFENVQAAYRMGVLDYLSKVRLESEDDEQILRRIRERLASEPPRSAGEAAANSAAGSEAGPADMAERPAGAGSASGPATAPADSSPVAALQAARPGGAPRPAEEDWAAIEAEWRSMHWLYSEARFQRLCKRTAEAGASVPRLAGLLQRIAAPLETIHAPDFGRLAEAGDIAAALQWMRDCRSRIYAHVAAASDCATTMESMLKAVLFIRERSSEALHAEAAAEHVHMSRSYFCQCFKKWTGMTFHEYVRQERISAAERLLCETNRSIGWIAHSVGYSDAKYFSQLFHEQTSLLPSEFRAQFQKGEE, encoded by the coding sequence ATGATCCGGGTGCTGATCGTCGACGATGACAAGCTCGCGCGGAAAGGCCTGATCTCCATCCTGCCCTGGTCCAGCCAGGGCATGACGGTCGTTGGAGAAGCGGCGAACGGCGCGAAGGCGCTGGAGTTCATGGAGCGGCAGGAGGTGGATTTGCTGTTCGTCGACCTCTCCATGCCGGTCCTGTCCGGCTTGGAGCTGCTGCGTATCGTCCAGCGCCGATTCCCGAGCGTGCGCTCGGTCGTGCTGTCGTTCCACGAGGAGTTCGAAAACGTGCAGGCGGCATACCGGATGGGCGTGCTGGACTACCTGTCCAAGGTTCGGCTGGAGTCCGAAGACGACGAGCAGATTCTGCGGCGCATCCGCGAACGGCTCGCAAGCGAGCCGCCGCGTTCTGCCGGCGAGGCGGCCGCGAACAGTGCGGCAGGGTCGGAGGCCGGCCCTGCGGACATGGCGGAACGGCCTGCAGGCGCAGGCTCCGCCTCCGGGCCCGCGACTGCTCCGGCCGACTCGTCACCCGTCGCCGCTCTGCAGGCGGCGAGACCCGGCGGCGCCCCGCGTCCTGCGGAGGAGGACTGGGCCGCGATCGAGGCCGAGTGGCGTTCGATGCACTGGCTGTACAGCGAAGCGCGGTTCCAGCGCCTATGCAAGCGGACGGCGGAGGCCGGGGCGTCTGTACCCCGGCTCGCAGGACTCTTGCAGCGCATCGCCGCTCCGCTGGAGACGATCCATGCGCCGGACTTCGGGCGCCTGGCGGAAGCAGGCGACATCGCCGCCGCCCTGCAGTGGATGCGCGACTGCCGATCGCGCATCTACGCTCATGTCGCGGCGGCCTCCGACTGCGCCACGACGATGGAAAGCATGCTGAAGGCGGTGCTGTTCATCCGGGAAAGGTCGTCCGAGGCACTGCATGCCGAAGCGGCGGCCGAGCATGTGCATATGAGCCGCAGCTACTTTTGCCAATGCTTCAAGAAGTGGACGGGCATGACGTTCCATGAGTATGTGCGGCAGGAGCGGATCAGCGCCGCCGAAAGGCTGCTGTGCGAGACGAACCGCTCCATCGGCTGGATCGCCCATTCGGTCGGTTACAGCGATGCCAAATATTTTTCCCAGCTGTTCCACGAGCAGACCTCGCTGCTGCCGAGCGAATTCCGCGCCCAGTTCCAGAAGGGGGAAGAATGA
- a CDS encoding RNB domain-containing ribonuclease — MTIEHQTLLDLMNQPAYKPMTYQELERQLGIDNASDFKAFLKLLNELEEQGSILRNDAGAYGLPQHMDLLKGRLQVHAKGFAFLLPEDKTHPDVYIGANDLNTGMNGDTVLVRVQTRGPGGGRMEGEVVRIAERAVKQFVGTFESHESFGFVSPDDKRLGRDIFIPQGSFGGAVTGMKVVVDITHYPQGRAAAQGEVVEVLGHKNDPGVDILSIIRKHQLPEGFPDDVLAEAEAAPDSITEEEIVSQGRRDLRGKTIVTIDGEDAKDLDDAVNIERLPNGNYLLGVHIADVSYYVRERSALDQEAYRRGTSVYLTDRVIPMLPHRLSNGICSLHPQVDRLTMSCEMEFDASTLKRVRHDIFTSVIRSKERMSYTNVRKILTPVEPEDEAAEPVLAQEHQEPLKAPQTDFASDEAELDPSLSAPAEKLPPGGMGTIVADDDGGVPRHADDEDEEPIAGASTDEDEDEDVRQPERLSRPTDMGLIVPGGDAGSPGEDTDEEFASDDEAGASGVQSDDGEPYPLRGAGAGGPTRSRESDNPWMAQEAQPVINNKPIRKAEKARTRQEDFDQLDAFAGAQAAESQPTETEAEREARLAAERQDRAERRAEREQLLERYAELVPTFQLMEELAMKLRRQRMKRGAIDFDFSESKILVDEEGKPTDIIKRERTIAEMVIEEFMLAANETVSEHFFWLKVPFLYRVHENPEGEKLMTFIQIASNFGYSVRGKNNTVHPKALQSLLEEIKGTKEETVLSTMMLRSMKQARYDAESLGHYGLAAEYYSHFTSPIRRYPDLVIHRVIREVLESGGTLSEARIEALAARMPDIAQQSSERERVAVDAERDTDQLKKCEFMLDKVGEEFTGLISSVTGFGIFVELPNTVEGLIRLSSLNDDYYHFDDQQMILIGERTSNMYRIGDEVKVRVERVDMDDHQIDFAMVEGGSRGAAQGSGARGKGRGAKGRRGKEAAGRAGGQQGGAAAGRAGAGGRSAAQGGGSTAAPASGARPSAQRGRGAGEAGGRGPGGAGRGPRGGGGGRGRRDSGFGPNGWRGSMPEDIPNVRDDNPWSVREGGKTESTKRTDMWGLPVPPASLGNRGGRPGAGPSADRSRGRGPSPDGAPRGGRPKGGRGPTISGASAADGQQASAGVLQEQVSGGAKAKRKRRKGSSTAPSIREVTRADIADLFRDMDPESRASVTPDAPAAAEGGSKRSRSRRKKNKGAAGTPPVSGGDAGVNPNSAPQGGSGPDSAE, encoded by the coding sequence ATGACCATCGAACATCAAACATTGCTCGACTTGATGAACCAGCCGGCGTACAAGCCGATGACGTATCAAGAACTGGAACGGCAGCTCGGCATCGACAACGCTTCCGATTTCAAGGCGTTCCTGAAGCTGCTCAATGAGCTGGAGGAGCAAGGCTCGATCCTCCGCAACGATGCGGGCGCCTACGGGCTGCCGCAGCACATGGACCTGCTCAAGGGCCGGCTGCAAGTGCATGCCAAGGGATTCGCGTTCCTGCTGCCTGAGGACAAGACCCATCCCGACGTCTATATCGGGGCCAACGATCTGAACACCGGCATGAACGGAGATACCGTGCTTGTCCGCGTCCAGACTCGCGGACCCGGGGGCGGACGGATGGAAGGCGAGGTCGTCCGGATCGCCGAGAGGGCGGTCAAGCAGTTCGTCGGCACGTTCGAGAGCCATGAGAGCTTCGGCTTCGTGTCTCCGGACGACAAGCGGCTCGGACGCGACATCTTCATCCCGCAAGGCTCGTTCGGCGGAGCGGTGACGGGCATGAAGGTCGTCGTCGACATCACGCACTACCCGCAAGGCCGCGCCGCCGCTCAGGGCGAGGTCGTCGAGGTGCTCGGGCACAAGAACGATCCCGGCGTCGACATCCTGTCCATCATCCGCAAGCATCAGCTGCCGGAGGGCTTCCCCGACGACGTGCTGGCCGAGGCCGAAGCGGCGCCCGACTCCATCACGGAGGAGGAGATCGTCAGCCAAGGCCGGCGGGACCTGCGCGGCAAGACGATCGTCACGATCGACGGCGAGGACGCCAAGGACCTCGACGACGCGGTCAACATCGAGCGGCTGCCCAACGGCAACTACCTGCTCGGCGTCCATATCGCCGACGTCAGCTACTACGTCCGCGAGCGCAGCGCGCTCGACCAGGAAGCATACCGCCGCGGCACGAGCGTCTATTTGACCGACCGCGTCATTCCGATGCTTCCGCATCGGCTGTCCAACGGCATCTGCTCGCTGCATCCCCAGGTCGACCGCCTGACGATGAGCTGCGAGATGGAGTTCGACGCGTCGACGCTGAAGCGCGTGCGCCACGACATCTTCACGAGCGTCATCCGCTCCAAGGAGCGCATGTCGTATACGAACGTGCGCAAGATCCTCACTCCGGTGGAGCCGGAGGACGAGGCCGCGGAGCCTGTTCTGGCGCAAGAGCATCAGGAGCCGTTGAAAGCGCCTCAGACGGACTTCGCGTCCGACGAGGCGGAGCTCGATCCGAGCCTGAGCGCGCCGGCGGAGAAGCTGCCGCCGGGCGGGATGGGCACGATCGTAGCCGACGACGACGGCGGCGTGCCTCGCCATGCGGACGATGAAGACGAGGAGCCGATTGCCGGCGCCTCGACGGACGAGGACGAGGATGAGGACGTGCGCCAGCCGGAGCGGTTGAGCCGGCCGACAGACATGGGCCTGATCGTTCCCGGCGGCGATGCCGGCAGCCCGGGCGAGGACACCGACGAGGAGTTCGCGTCGGATGACGAGGCCGGCGCATCCGGCGTCCAGTCGGACGACGGCGAGCCGTATCCGCTGCGCGGCGCCGGCGCCGGCGGGCCGACCCGCTCGCGCGAATCGGACAACCCGTGGATGGCTCAGGAAGCCCAGCCGGTCATCAACAACAAGCCGATCCGCAAGGCAGAAAAGGCGCGTACCCGGCAGGAGGACTTCGACCAGCTGGACGCCTTTGCCGGCGCGCAGGCTGCCGAATCCCAGCCGACGGAGACGGAGGCCGAGCGCGAAGCGCGGCTCGCCGCCGAGCGCCAGGATCGCGCCGAGCGGCGCGCGGAGCGCGAGCAGCTGCTGGAGCGCTATGCCGAGCTCGTGCCGACCTTCCAGCTGATGGAGGAGCTCGCGATGAAGCTCCGCCGCCAGCGGATGAAGCGCGGCGCGATCGACTTCGACTTCTCGGAGTCCAAGATCCTCGTGGACGAGGAAGGCAAGCCGACCGACATCATCAAGCGCGAGCGCACGATTGCCGAGATGGTGATCGAGGAGTTCATGCTGGCGGCCAACGAGACGGTGTCCGAGCACTTCTTCTGGCTCAAGGTGCCGTTCCTCTACCGGGTGCACGAGAATCCGGAGGGCGAGAAGCTGATGACGTTCATCCAGATCGCCTCCAACTTCGGCTACTCGGTCCGCGGCAAGAACAACACGGTCCATCCCAAGGCGCTGCAGTCGCTGCTCGAGGAGATCAAGGGCACCAAGGAAGAAACGGTGCTCTCCACGATGATGCTGCGCTCGATGAAGCAGGCGCGCTACGACGCCGAGAGCCTCGGCCACTACGGCCTGGCGGCGGAGTACTACAGCCACTTCACGTCGCCGATCCGGCGCTATCCCGACCTGGTCATCCACCGGGTCATCCGCGAGGTGCTGGAGAGCGGCGGCACGCTGTCCGAAGCCCGCATCGAGGCGCTTGCCGCCCGCATGCCGGACATCGCCCAGCAGTCGTCGGAGCGTGAGCGCGTGGCCGTCGACGCCGAGCGGGACACGGACCAGCTCAAGAAATGCGAGTTTATGCTCGATAAAGTAGGAGAAGAGTTCACGGGCCTCATCAGCAGCGTGACCGGCTTCGGAATTTTCGTGGAGCTGCCGAACACGGTAGAAGGTCTCATCAGGCTGAGCAGCCTGAACGACGACTACTACCACTTTGACGATCAGCAGATGATCCTCATCGGTGAGCGCACCTCCAACATGTATCGCATCGGAGACGAGGTGAAAGTGCGCGTGGAGCGGGTAGATATGGATGACCATCAGATTGACTTCGCGATGGTCGAAGGAGGCTCGCGCGGAGCCGCTCAAGGAAGCGGAGCGCGCGGGAAGGGCCGCGGAGCCAAAGGGCGCCGCGGCAAGGAAGCCGCCGGCCGTGCAGGCGGCCAGCAAGGCGGCGCAGCCGCCGGGCGCGCCGGCGCAGGCGGCCGATCCGCCGCGCAGGGCGGCGGATCGACGGCAGCGCCGGCGAGCGGCGCGCGTCCGAGCGCGCAGCGCGGACGCGGAGCCGGCGAAGCCGGCGGCCGCGGCCCGGGCGGAGCCGGGCGCGGTCCTCGCGGGGGCGGCGGCGGCAGAGGCCGCCGCGACAGCGGGTTCGGCCCCAACGGCTGGCGGGGCAGCATGCCGGAGGACATCCCGAACGTGCGGGATGACAACCCTTGGAGCGTGCGCGAGGGCGGCAAGACCGAGAGCACGAAGCGCACGGACATGTGGGGCTTGCCGGTGCCGCCGGCCAGCCTCGGCAATCGCGGCGGGCGCCCGGGCGCAGGCCCGTCGGCCGACCGCAGCCGCGGACGCGGGCCGTCTCCGGACGGCGCGCCGCGCGGCGGCCGTCCCAAGGGCGGACGCGGTCCGACGATCAGCGGCGCTTCCGCAGCGGATGGCCAGCAGGCGTCGGCAGGCGTGCTGCAGGAGCAGGTCTCCGGCGGAGCCAAGGCGAAGCGCAAGCGCCGCAAGGGCAGCAGCACGGCGCCGTCCATCCGCGAAGTGACGCGGGCGGACATCGCCGATCTGTTCCGGGACATGGATCCGGAATCGCGCGCTTCCGTCACGCCGGACGCGCCTGCAGCCGCCGAGGGCGGCTCCAAGCGCAGCCGTTCGCGCCGCAAGAAGAACAAGGGCGCCGCAGGCACGCCGCCGGTGAGCGGCGGCGATGCGGGAGTCAATCCGAATTCCGCGCCTCAGGGCGGCTCCGGTCCGGATTCGGCGGAGTAG